The following are from one region of the Vitis riparia cultivar Riparia Gloire de Montpellier isolate 1030 chromosome 9, EGFV_Vit.rip_1.0, whole genome shotgun sequence genome:
- the LOC117922471 gene encoding E3 ubiquitin-protein ligase At4g11680-like gives MAPRNLTVTAAADLFIFLSSPTRANSFNTLPTYRFKLKKNGTDAVGVLAAGTEQERAISEEDAVCCICLEKYVDNDELRELPCGHFFHKECVDEWLKINARCPLCQSEIARTHGASTFAAGSSQNPSERRTGSTLDEDGGGHGSTVA, from the exons ATGGCCCCTAGAAACCTGACTGTAACGGCCGCTGCCGATCTCTTCATATTTCTTTCATCGCCAACCAGAGCAAACTCCTTCAATACACTGCCAACCTACAGgtttaagttaaagaaaaatgGAACAGATGCAGTTGGAGTCTTGGCTGCAGGAACCGAGCAGGAGCGTGCCATATCTGAAGAAGATGCA GTTTGTTGTATTTGCTTGGAAAAATATGTTGACAATGATGAGCTGCGAGAGCTGCCATGCGGCCATTTCTTCCACAAGGAGTGTGTGGATGAGTGGCTAAAGATCAATGCACGGTGTCCTCTCTGCCAATCTGAGATAGCTAGGACTCATGGGGCTTCGACCTTTGCCGCAGGCTCCAGCCAGAATCCAAGTGAGAGGAGGACGGGTAGCACATTGGATGAAGATGGCGGTGGACATGGAAGTACTGTGGCTTGA